A window from Verrucomicrobiota bacterium encodes these proteins:
- a CDS encoding acyl-CoA dehydrogenase family protein, with the protein MKHSHNLAPEALARPAAELRPPQNESVEKCKYPPVNRRKTAFDPRVMQQLLDGEFSEVRNLVKQRITKPDFQYYDGTDVQVYRRKVLDWLERIAETGIGRIFMPRYVGGEDNLPKYLAKFETLAFHDTSLLVKAGVQFGLFAASIQRLGVEYHHRKYLPDAAAGRLLGGFAMTEIGHGSNVQRLETTAFYDRETDAFVIDSPTYSAGKTFIGNAGEHGQLMTVFAQLEVDGEHHGVHAFLVPIRDDEGAPMPGVTIEGNGLKMGLNGVDNGKIWFKEVRVPRTEMLTRFAEVTPEGRYRSDILNPGARFFTMIGTLVGGRISMGLGGNSAAKSALTIAVRYAARRRQFGPPKGAPETLLLDYPSHQLRLMPLLANVYALDFALKHLIQVNEGAQSDGSRPVETLAAGLKAYATWNTSRTIQTCREACGGEGYLASNRFAALKADTDIFTTFEGDNTVLMQLAAKNLLAELKDKLKQGGSAQLARFSLDDNLNLLAKRHPAFTQDKSEPHLLDSELQLDLFRLREDALLVQGATELQKLTSAQGLDPYSAFTQLQPELLELAQAYIERVILEQFIAKVKSLPDQSLQAPLKRLCDLFALTRLEQGKGWYLENGVVSGVKSTAFKRLVTRLCVEVSEEAVALVDAFGIPDECLAAPIAL; encoded by the coding sequence GTGAAACATAGTCATAACCTTGCGCCGGAGGCGCTCGCACGGCCCGCGGCCGAGTTGCGTCCACCACAGAACGAATCGGTCGAAAAATGCAAATATCCTCCGGTGAATCGCAGGAAAACCGCTTTTGATCCCCGAGTGATGCAGCAACTTCTGGACGGCGAATTCTCTGAGGTTCGGAACCTCGTCAAGCAACGGATCACGAAGCCCGACTTCCAATATTACGACGGCACGGATGTGCAAGTCTATCGCCGGAAAGTCCTTGACTGGCTCGAGCGGATTGCGGAGACCGGAATCGGCCGAATATTCATGCCCCGTTACGTCGGCGGCGAAGATAATCTGCCGAAGTACCTGGCAAAGTTCGAGACGCTGGCCTTCCACGACACGAGCCTGCTGGTCAAAGCCGGCGTGCAATTCGGTTTGTTCGCGGCAAGCATTCAGCGTCTGGGCGTGGAGTATCATCACCGGAAGTATTTGCCCGACGCCGCCGCTGGCAGGCTTCTAGGCGGCTTTGCCATGACCGAGATCGGTCATGGCTCTAACGTCCAGCGGCTGGAAACCACAGCCTTCTATGACCGTGAAACGGATGCTTTCGTTATCGATAGCCCCACCTACAGCGCGGGAAAAACGTTTATCGGCAATGCCGGCGAACACGGCCAGCTCATGACCGTATTTGCGCAACTGGAAGTGGACGGTGAACACCACGGGGTCCATGCGTTTCTGGTTCCCATCCGCGATGACGAGGGAGCACCGATGCCAGGCGTTACGATTGAGGGTAACGGTCTGAAGATGGGCTTGAACGGCGTGGATAATGGAAAGATCTGGTTTAAGGAGGTCCGCGTACCGCGCACCGAGATGCTGACTCGCTTCGCGGAGGTCACACCGGAGGGCAGATACCGGAGTGATATCCTGAACCCGGGCGCCCGCTTTTTCACGATGATCGGCACGCTGGTGGGCGGCCGCATCAGCATGGGGTTAGGCGGCAACAGCGCGGCCAAGTCGGCGCTCACGATCGCGGTGCGATACGCCGCTCGCCGTCGACAGTTCGGCCCGCCGAAAGGCGCGCCGGAAACTCTGTTACTCGACTACCCGTCGCATCAGCTGCGCTTGATGCCGCTCCTGGCTAATGTGTACGCATTGGATTTTGCGCTAAAGCACTTGATTCAGGTCAATGAGGGCGCTCAATCCGACGGTTCGCGCCCGGTCGAGACGCTCGCCGCGGGATTGAAGGCCTATGCCACCTGGAACACCAGCCGAACTATCCAGACGTGTCGTGAAGCGTGCGGTGGCGAAGGTTATCTGGCTTCGAACCGTTTCGCGGCGCTGAAGGCGGACACCGATATTTTCACCACCTTCGAAGGCGACAACACGGTGTTAATGCAGTTGGCAGCCAAGAATCTTCTTGCCGAACTCAAAGATAAGCTCAAGCAGGGGGGGTCCGCTCAGCTTGCCCGTTTTTCCCTGGATGATAATCTGAACCTGCTCGCCAAACGCCACCCGGCTTTTACTCAGGACAAGAGCGAACCGCACCTCCTTGATTCCGAACTTCAGTTGGATCTTTTCCGGCTTCGTGAGGACGCCTTACTCGTGCAGGGTGCGACCGAACTCCAGAAACTGACCAGCGCGCAGGGGCTGGACCCTTACTCGGCGTTTACTCAGCTTCAGCCCGAACTGCTGGAACTGGCGCAGGCCTATATCGAACGGGTGATCCTGGAGCAATTCATCGCCAAAGTTAAATCCCTCCCCGACCAAAGCCTGCAGGCCCCCTTAAAGCGCCTTTGCGATCTATTCGCTTTGACCCGTCTGGAGCAGGGCAAAGGCTGGTACCTCGAGAACGGCGTAGTGTCCGGCGTGAAATCGACGGCATTTAAACGGTTGGTCACTCGGCTCTGCGTGGAAGTGTCCGAAGAGGCCGTCGCGCTCGTAGACGCTTTCGGAATACCCGATGAATGCCTCGCCGCGCCGATCGCCCTTTGA
- a CDS encoding enoyl-CoA hydratase/isomerase family protein — MVESRLTKQTTPASQNIRREVQASGVAILTFDRPKSSANIFDGQTFDELSQHLDFLESEPRLNGLIIRSAKAKVFVAGADLNVFTQASSPEQIAAAVAQGQKAFGRIAKLPYPVIAAIHGVALGGGLELALACDYRVASLDPATKLGLPETTLGLLPAWGGTMRLPKLTGLPTAIEAILTGRQYPARQALKLGLVDAVAPAERIIDLAMKLLLTGKRSYKSQLSNRAPLSKILTTQAQKRTLAKTRGNYPAPLKALEVVVANLSATPAQCLENEKKAFVELACGPAAQNLIRVFFLQERAKKVPLPAGGSPQNVSTVLVLGAGIMGAGIAQWLSARGIRVILKDVGPEPLGKGIQSIAKLYRDGVKRRVFTEAEARQGFDRVLPVVEDVPLGDVDLVIEAAVEKLEPKKQIFATLDQRVQCETVATNTSALSIDAIADGLIHPERVVGIHFFNPVHRMQLVEVVVGPHTSAIAQATAIQFVKGIGKQPVVVKDSPGFLVNRVLVPYMVEAIRLFAEGHRVEKIDKLMLDFGMPMGPLRLNDEVGLDVSHHVAKDLAQRIKRLAPLQQQDALERMMAKGWLGRKSGRGFYDYSGRGAERRNPQLNEFQPAEPSAVDEAELRDRLVLVMVNEAARCLEEGVVQSPDDVDFGMIMGTGWAPFRGGPLKYADSVGIPALVNRLNLLCDRAGEHFSPCALLAGMANRGATFYPKTPNTAPLKP, encoded by the coding sequence ATGGTTGAGTCGCGACTAACAAAACAGACTACCCCGGCAAGTCAAAATATCCGCCGGGAAGTGCAGGCGTCCGGTGTTGCAATCCTGACGTTTGACCGGCCAAAGTCGTCCGCGAATATTTTCGATGGGCAAACCTTTGATGAGTTGAGTCAACACCTCGACTTCCTTGAGTCAGAACCACGGTTGAACGGGCTGATTATACGGAGCGCCAAGGCGAAGGTCTTCGTCGCCGGCGCTGACCTGAATGTCTTCACCCAGGCTTCGAGCCCGGAGCAGATTGCGGCCGCGGTCGCGCAGGGACAGAAGGCATTTGGGCGGATCGCCAAGCTTCCCTACCCGGTCATCGCGGCCATTCATGGCGTTGCGCTGGGCGGCGGGCTGGAACTGGCCCTCGCTTGCGACTACCGCGTTGCCTCGCTCGACCCGGCAACGAAACTCGGCCTTCCGGAGACGACGTTAGGGCTCTTGCCGGCCTGGGGTGGAACAATGCGCCTGCCCAAATTGACGGGTCTGCCAACCGCGATCGAAGCCATCCTGACAGGCCGCCAATACCCAGCCAGGCAGGCGCTCAAGCTCGGGCTCGTCGATGCCGTCGCTCCTGCGGAACGAATCATCGATTTGGCAATGAAATTGCTGCTGACCGGGAAGCGATCTTACAAATCGCAGCTCTCCAACCGGGCGCCACTATCCAAAATCCTCACAACGCAGGCGCAAAAGAGGACCCTTGCCAAAACGCGCGGAAACTACCCGGCCCCCCTCAAGGCGCTGGAAGTCGTCGTGGCCAACCTGAGCGCCACTCCAGCCCAATGTCTGGAGAACGAAAAGAAAGCGTTCGTCGAGCTTGCCTGCGGTCCGGCTGCCCAAAATCTGATTCGGGTCTTCTTTCTGCAGGAGCGCGCAAAGAAAGTGCCGCTCCCCGCGGGTGGCTCACCGCAAAACGTCTCCACAGTGCTCGTGCTCGGCGCGGGCATCATGGGCGCCGGAATCGCCCAGTGGCTCAGCGCTCGCGGGATCCGGGTGATTTTGAAAGACGTCGGCCCGGAGCCGCTCGGTAAAGGGATCCAGTCAATCGCGAAGCTCTATCGGGACGGAGTTAAACGGCGTGTGTTTACTGAGGCCGAGGCTCGGCAGGGCTTTGATCGCGTGCTTCCGGTCGTTGAGGATGTACCGCTTGGCGACGTGGATCTGGTCATCGAAGCGGCCGTCGAAAAGCTGGAGCCCAAAAAGCAGATTTTCGCAACCCTCGACCAGAGGGTGCAGTGCGAGACGGTCGCCACAAATACTTCCGCCCTTTCCATCGACGCGATCGCGGACGGTCTCATTCATCCGGAGCGGGTGGTAGGAATCCACTTTTTCAATCCGGTTCACCGGATGCAACTGGTCGAGGTTGTCGTGGGTCCGCACACCAGCGCGATCGCGCAGGCCACGGCAATCCAATTCGTCAAAGGGATCGGCAAACAGCCTGTAGTCGTCAAAGACAGTCCGGGATTCCTGGTTAACCGGGTCCTTGTACCGTACATGGTGGAAGCGATCCGGCTCTTTGCGGAAGGCCATCGCGTCGAGAAAATCGATAAGCTTATGCTGGATTTCGGGATGCCGATGGGACCGCTTCGATTGAATGATGAAGTCGGCCTCGATGTATCTCACCACGTCGCAAAAGATCTGGCGCAACGGATCAAACGCCTGGCACCCTTACAACAACAGGATGCGCTGGAACGGATGATGGCGAAGGGCTGGCTTGGACGGAAATCCGGCCGAGGCTTTTACGACTACAGCGGCCGGGGTGCCGAACGCCGGAATCCGCAACTCAACGAGTTTCAGCCTGCGGAGCCCTCCGCCGTCGATGAAGCGGAACTGCGGGACAGGCTGGTGCTGGTGATGGTTAACGAGGCGGCGCGTTGTCTCGAGGAAGGGGTTGTTCAATCTCCGGACGATGTCGACTTCGGGATGATCATGGGCACCGGCTGGGCACCCTTCCGGGGCGGCCCGCTCAAATACGCCGATTCAGTCGGCATTCCGGCGCTCGTTAACCGGCTGAACCTTTTATGCGATCGCGCCGGCGAACATTTTTCGCCCTGCGCCCTGCTTGCCGGGATGGCGAATCGCGGCGCGACTTTTTACCCGAAAACTCCTAACACTGCCCCTCTTAAACCGTGA
- a CDS encoding thiolase family protein, which yields MKEPIFIVAGVRTPFVKAGTALADTEAVDLGKTAVSLLLARTGIDPGKIEEVIMGCVGQPVDAANVARVIALRAGMPESVPAITVHRNCASGFEAVTQAAEKMIAGRGDAFVVGGVESMSQMPMLYPYETTKKFGALARAKNVTQKVGILSSFRPSDFKPRIGLQLGLSDPVSGCNMGQTAENVSRDFHIAREEQDEFALRSHHKAVAAREKLRQEITPVYLTKSRNGKPHIDQDNGPREGQSLEALAKLKPVFEPGTGTVTAGNSSQITDGAAALLLMTEKGLKESGLTPLGRLLGYAYAGLDPSRMGLGPVYAIHRAEQRVGLGLKDADIIEINEAFAAQVLGCQKASKSDDYCRQYLGRESALGEIPDEILNVNGGAIALGHPVGVTGSRLVLTALKELHRRKADRALVSLCVGGGQGGALWLSRD from the coding sequence ATGAAGGAACCAATTTTTATCGTCGCGGGGGTCAGAACCCCGTTCGTCAAGGCAGGTACCGCTTTAGCGGACACCGAGGCGGTTGACCTCGGAAAAACGGCCGTCAGCCTTCTCCTGGCGCGCACGGGCATCGACCCCGGAAAGATCGAGGAAGTCATTATGGGCTGCGTCGGACAACCGGTTGACGCGGCAAACGTCGCCCGCGTCATCGCGCTCCGCGCAGGCATGCCGGAATCGGTGCCGGCGATCACGGTCCATCGGAATTGTGCATCCGGTTTCGAAGCGGTGACCCAGGCCGCGGAAAAGATGATTGCCGGCCGCGGGGATGCGTTCGTCGTCGGGGGCGTCGAGAGCATGTCTCAAATGCCGATGCTCTACCCTTATGAGACGACAAAAAAGTTTGGCGCTTTGGCGCGAGCGAAAAACGTGACGCAGAAGGTCGGCATTCTCTCAAGTTTTCGGCCTTCGGACTTTAAGCCGCGCATCGGTTTACAATTGGGGTTATCGGATCCGGTGAGCGGATGCAACATGGGCCAGACCGCCGAGAATGTCAGCCGGGACTTTCATATTGCCCGCGAGGAACAGGACGAATTCGCGCTGAGATCTCACCATAAAGCCGTCGCAGCGCGGGAGAAATTGCGACAGGAGATTACTCCCGTCTATCTCACTAAGTCCAGGAACGGTAAGCCGCACATCGACCAGGACAACGGCCCGCGCGAGGGCCAGAGCCTGGAAGCGTTGGCGAAGCTGAAACCCGTTTTCGAACCCGGCACAGGCACCGTGACGGCCGGTAACTCGTCGCAGATCACCGACGGCGCTGCCGCCTTGTTACTGATGACGGAGAAAGGGCTCAAAGAATCGGGGTTAACGCCGCTTGGCCGGCTGCTCGGTTACGCTTATGCAGGACTTGATCCCTCGCGCATGGGGCTGGGACCGGTCTACGCCATTCATCGTGCTGAGCAACGGGTGGGCCTGGGCCTCAAAGACGCCGACATTATCGAGATCAACGAGGCCTTCGCCGCGCAGGTGCTCGGCTGCCAAAAAGCATCGAAATCCGATGACTATTGCCGGCAATATCTCGGCCGCGAATCTGCCCTCGGCGAAATTCCAGACGAGATTCTGAATGTCAACGGCGGCGCGATTGCCCTCGGGCATCCCGTGGGCGTGACCGGGTCACGCCTCGTATTGACCGCCCTTAAAGAGTTACATCGCAGAAAGGCTGACCGCGCGCTGGTATCCCTTTGCGTCGGCGGCGGCCAGGGAGGTGCATTATGGTTGAGTCGCGACTAA
- a CDS encoding acyl-CoA synthetase: MTTPCCVPIRNSAEAEAFEAEPLADRGLPPSTYDALSTSAKSRPDAKALSFFLTADTYDRAFSWTYAELLGEVTRAANLFHKLGVDADHPVALVLPNLPETHFAIWAGEAAGVVLVINPLFEPGQIRDLLRVTRARALVTLAPSPGVDLWARLAPQLCGLQDLRSVATVDLSAYLPEGAAAPSPHAPHASVPGIEVMDFRAAMRAQAGDRLIALRTITAETKSSYLCTGGTTGEPKIAMRTHGNEVFDAWAVARFFRTGESQRTVFCGLPLFHANAQLVTGLLPWMQGDHVVLGTPEGYRGRGVIARFWEIVAHYRVARFSGVPTVYSALLDVPVGNHDISSLESALCGAAPMPAKLIDLFEAKTGVKIAEGYGLTEAACVSSVNPPLGDRRPGSIGLRLPYQRMRAVILDEAGRFQRAADTDEIGTLVIKGPNVFVGYLDPRHDKDLWIEIDGQKWLNTGDLGRRDSDGYFWLTGRRKELIIRGGHNIDPKLIEDALHKHPAVAAAAAVGSPDAYAGEVPVVYVQTKPGALVTEAELLDFATARIPERAAVPKRVRITPQLPLTAVGKIFKPALQQREVEHAIRSEAQATGVTILDIALDRDPQLGLVARIRTDGGANVLRAALDRYAFHSELREERLAKDC; the protein is encoded by the coding sequence ATGACGACCCCTTGCTGCGTGCCTATCCGAAATTCGGCTGAGGCTGAAGCTTTCGAAGCCGAGCCGCTGGCCGATCGCGGCTTGCCGCCTTCGACCTATGATGCGCTGTCGACCTCCGCGAAAAGCCGGCCGGATGCGAAGGCGCTGTCCTTCTTTCTGACCGCCGATACCTATGATCGCGCGTTCAGCTGGACGTATGCCGAATTGCTGGGAGAGGTGACGCGCGCGGCGAATCTCTTCCATAAACTAGGGGTTGATGCGGATCATCCGGTTGCCCTTGTCCTGCCGAATCTGCCCGAAACGCATTTTGCGATTTGGGCCGGTGAAGCGGCCGGGGTGGTACTCGTGATCAATCCGCTGTTCGAACCTGGCCAGATTCGGGACCTCTTGCGGGTAACGCGTGCGCGGGCGCTGGTGACGCTTGCGCCTTCGCCTGGCGTCGATCTCTGGGCAAGACTGGCCCCGCAGCTGTGCGGTCTGCAAGACTTGAGGTCGGTTGCCACGGTCGATCTATCGGCTTATCTGCCGGAGGGCGCGGCGGCGCCGTCACCTCACGCGCCGCACGCCTCGGTACCCGGTATCGAGGTCATGGATTTCCGCGCGGCGATGCGCGCGCAGGCCGGTGATCGGCTGATCGCGCTGCGGACCATTACGGCAGAGACAAAGTCTTCCTACCTATGCACCGGCGGTACCACGGGCGAGCCTAAGATTGCCATGCGCACCCACGGCAATGAAGTGTTCGATGCCTGGGCCGTAGCCCGGTTTTTCCGGACCGGCGAATCCCAGCGAACCGTGTTTTGCGGGTTGCCGCTGTTTCATGCCAACGCGCAGCTTGTCACCGGGCTGTTGCCCTGGATGCAGGGCGATCATGTGGTGCTCGGGACACCGGAAGGCTATCGCGGAAGGGGCGTGATTGCGCGCTTTTGGGAAATCGTCGCTCACTACCGCGTCGCGCGGTTTTCGGGCGTGCCTACGGTTTATTCGGCACTCCTCGATGTGCCGGTCGGCAACCATGATATCTCCAGCTTGGAGTCCGCCTTATGCGGCGCAGCGCCGATGCCGGCCAAGTTGATCGACCTCTTCGAAGCGAAGACCGGCGTCAAGATCGCCGAGGGTTACGGTCTGACCGAGGCCGCATGCGTCTCTTCGGTCAATCCGCCCTTGGGCGACAGGCGCCCCGGCTCGATCGGTCTGCGTCTCCCCTATCAGCGCATGCGCGCCGTCATCCTTGATGAGGCCGGACGCTTTCAACGCGCGGCTGACACCGATGAGATCGGAACGTTGGTGATCAAGGGACCCAACGTGTTCGTCGGATACCTTGATCCACGGCACGACAAGGACCTGTGGATCGAGATCGACGGCCAGAAGTGGCTCAACACGGGGGACCTCGGCCGCCGGGATTCTGACGGGTACTTCTGGCTGACGGGCCGGCGCAAGGAACTCATCATCAGGGGCGGACACAACATCGATCCCAAGCTGATCGAAGACGCATTGCACAAGCATCCTGCGGTGGCAGCGGCAGCCGCCGTCGGCAGTCCCGATGCCTATGCAGGCGAAGTCCCCGTCGTCTATGTTCAGACGAAGCCCGGTGCCCTTGTCACCGAGGCGGAATTGCTGGATTTCGCGACGGCCCGCATTCCCGAACGCGCGGCCGTCCCGAAGCGCGTGAGGATCACGCCTCAACTTCCCCTCACGGCCGTGGGCAAGATCTTCAAGCCCGCGCTGCAGCAGCGGGAGGTCGAACACGCCATCCGGTCTGAGGCGCAGGCAACCGGCGTAACGATCCTTGATATCGCACTGGATCGCGATCCGCAGTTGGGCCTGGTGGCTCGAATCCGCACGGACGGTGGAGCGAACGTGCTGCGGGCGGCGCTCGACCGGTATGCCTTCCATTCGGAGCTCCGGGAAGAGCGCCTCGCGAAAGATTGCTAA
- a CDS encoding FAD-dependent monooxygenase, which produces MADETPVLIVGGGGAGLTASMLLSTFGVEHLLVSALPTTSVLPKAHQLNQRTMEILSDAGVAEPVYARSTPAENMRAMAWYAGFTGPDPDFGRLIGKIETWGCGYTNLNWMQASACRSANLPQIRLEPIMKARAEKLNPGKIRFHHEVIGLEQDGDGVSARIKNHDTGSEYTVRARYLLGCDGGRTIPRMAGIGYEGLGVVAQMISAHVTADLSKLARDPDVLVRWIWCPAIGEMAVLVPMGPDHWGPDSEEWVFHVTYQGIGPKGLTDEHIERNMRLALGISELPMKIHKITRWTLEGVLAAKFRADRVFLVGDAAHRHPPTGGLGLCSGIQDAYNLCWKLAAVLKGHAGEALLDTYETERRPVDARNVQRALENSMLHMEMGLKFGLKPGAPAEVNWTQFRRIWSGKPEDAEHRREALRAIRRMSGETDELNVEYGYRYCSAAVIPDGSPEPEPIDDIRLYEPSTRPGSPLPHAWLDDESGNRLALKDVVRPGRFLLIAGEDGQDWCAAAAALAVADDLPIDAVRIGHIDGDLFDPRLAWAQFRGISTKGAVLVRPDRVIGWRSAGSAANPAATLAEVLRTILGRTVRTGPAELGPHPLEEAAVNP; this is translated from the coding sequence ATGGCCGATGAAACGCCTGTTTTGATCGTGGGCGGCGGAGGCGCCGGGCTGACCGCGTCGATGTTACTGTCGACGTTTGGCGTCGAGCACCTTCTCGTGTCGGCGCTGCCGACCACGTCGGTCCTGCCCAAGGCGCACCAGCTGAATCAGCGCACGATGGAAATTCTCAGCGATGCCGGCGTCGCCGAGCCGGTCTATGCCCGGAGCACGCCCGCCGAGAACATGCGCGCGATGGCCTGGTATGCCGGCTTTACCGGCCCGGACCCGGACTTCGGCCGGCTGATCGGCAAAATCGAGACCTGGGGCTGCGGATACACGAACCTCAACTGGATGCAGGCCAGCGCCTGCCGCAGCGCCAACCTGCCGCAAATTCGTCTGGAACCGATCATGAAGGCGCGCGCCGAGAAGCTCAATCCGGGCAAAATCCGGTTTCACCATGAAGTCATCGGGCTGGAGCAGGATGGCGACGGCGTCAGTGCGCGGATCAAGAACCATGATACGGGCTCCGAGTACACCGTGCGGGCGCGCTACCTGCTTGGCTGCGATGGGGGCCGCACCATTCCGCGGATGGCGGGTATCGGCTACGAGGGCCTGGGGGTGGTCGCCCAGATGATATCGGCGCACGTCACGGCCGACTTGTCCAAGCTCGCGCGAGATCCGGACGTGTTGGTCCGTTGGATCTGGTGTCCCGCGATCGGCGAAATGGCGGTGCTCGTGCCGATGGGGCCCGACCATTGGGGCCCGGACAGCGAGGAGTGGGTTTTTCACGTCACCTACCAGGGCATAGGGCCGAAAGGTCTTACCGACGAGCACATCGAAAGGAACATGCGTCTGGCGCTCGGCATCTCTGAACTGCCGATGAAGATCCACAAGATAACGCGCTGGACGCTGGAAGGGGTGCTGGCAGCGAAGTTCCGTGCGGACCGGGTGTTCCTGGTGGGAGACGCGGCGCACCGCCACCCGCCAACCGGCGGTCTCGGCCTCTGCAGCGGCATTCAGGATGCGTATAACCTGTGCTGGAAGCTTGCCGCCGTGCTTAAGGGCCACGCCGGTGAAGCCCTGCTCGACACCTACGAAACGGAGCGCCGCCCGGTTGATGCCCGCAACGTCCAGCGTGCGCTGGAGAATTCGATGTTGCATATGGAGATGGGGCTGAAGTTCGGCCTCAAACCGGGTGCGCCCGCGGAGGTCAACTGGACGCAATTCAGGAGGATCTGGAGCGGCAAGCCGGAGGATGCGGAGCATCGGCGCGAAGCCTTGCGCGCGATCAGACGTATGAGCGGCGAGACCGACGAACTGAACGTTGAATACGGCTACCGTTATTGCTCCGCGGCCGTCATCCCGGATGGCTCACCCGAACCCGAGCCGATCGACGATATCCGCCTCTACGAACCGAGCACGCGTCCGGGCAGCCCATTACCGCACGCCTGGCTGGACGACGAGTCCGGCAATCGTTTGGCCCTGAAGGATGTCGTCCGGCCCGGCCGTTTCCTGCTGATTGCCGGCGAAGACGGGCAGGACTGGTGCGCTGCGGCCGCCGCGCTCGCTGTCGCCGACGATCTGCCCATCGATGCCGTGCGGATTGGCCATATCGACGGCGACCTGTTCGACCCCCGCCTGGCCTGGGCGCAGTTCCGCGGCATTTCCACAAAGGGTGCCGTTTTGGTGCGGCCAGATCGGGTGATCGGATGGCGTAGCGCCGGATCGGCGGCCAACCCGGCGGCGACATTGGCCGAAGTCCTCAGGACAATTCTGGGCCGCACGGTTCGCACCGGGCCGGCAGAACTCGGGCCACACCCCCTCGAGGAGGCGGCGGTAAATCCATGA
- a CDS encoding VOC family protein, which translates to MQPKKFNPKTFQLGYVALGTPDIERTKEHYLKAIGLTEVAQGDDGSVYLSIGYSHHDLVLRPTDQKALLHVGFHLKPDISVNDLARDARELGLAATIKTDSQPGVAELVEVEAPGGLAVQFYNAIEASAPGFKQTGVSPLRLGHVAVLSREGDKLVTFFQDFLGFWLTDDIAGIANFLTCNREHHVVNIVKAPESRAHHIAFELRESSCHALAADALRAAGVNLLWGPSRHTAGHNVAAYHHDPDKVIVELYTEMDAFIPELGMCEPRPWHEHVPMKPRSWMFNELNAWGTEFGFNLATG; encoded by the coding sequence ATGCAACCAAAAAAATTCAATCCAAAAACATTCCAGCTCGGATACGTCGCGCTGGGCACACCGGATATAGAACGGACCAAGGAACACTACCTCAAAGCGATCGGGCTGACCGAGGTCGCACAGGGAGACGACGGATCGGTCTATTTATCGATCGGTTACAGCCATCACGATCTGGTTCTGCGCCCTACCGACCAGAAGGCGCTGCTCCACGTGGGCTTTCACCTGAAGCCAGACATCTCGGTCAACGACCTCGCCCGCGACGCGCGCGAACTTGGCCTTGCAGCTACGATCAAGACCGATAGTCAGCCCGGCGTTGCCGAACTGGTCGAGGTGGAAGCCCCGGGCGGCCTTGCGGTCCAGTTCTACAATGCGATCGAAGCTTCCGCGCCGGGCTTCAAGCAAACCGGCGTGTCGCCGCTGCGCCTGGGGCACGTGGCGGTCCTCTCCCGGGAAGGCGACAAGCTGGTGACGTTCTTTCAGGACTTTCTCGGCTTCTGGCTCACCGACGACATCGCCGGGATTGCTAACTTCCTCACCTGCAATCGGGAACACCACGTCGTCAACATCGTTAAGGCGCCGGAATCGCGCGCCCACCATATCGCCTTCGAGCTCAGGGAGAGCTCCTGTCATGCCCTGGCCGCCGACGCCTTGCGCGCAGCCGGCGTCAATCTGCTCTGGGGTCCCTCGCGCCACACGGCGGGCCACAACGTGGCCGCCTACCACCATGACCCCGACAAGGTCATCGTGGAGCTCTACACCGAGATGGACGCGTTCATTCCCGAGCTCGGCATGTGCGAGCCCCGGCCCTGGCATGAACATGTTCCGATGAAGCCGAGGAGTTGGATGTTCAACGAGTTGAACGCCTGGGGAACCGAGTTCGGCTTCAACCTTGCCACCGGTTGA
- a CDS encoding fumarylacetoacetate hydrolase family protein: protein MKLFRHGPPGFERAGALDAKGVKRDLSLLVPDITPDWLAPEKLRAIGAVDLNKMPVVSETTRIGAPIHGTRQFIAIGVNYRRHAAESGMPIPKHPVVLNKAITCIQGPNDDVVQPEGSDTLDWEAELAVVIGVKAQRVRVENALSHVAGYCLANDVSERDWQVNRSGQWVKGKSFDTFGPLGPWLVTADEIADPQQLPLTLAVNGAVRQKGNTSDMIFSVAEIVSHLSQFMTLLPGDVIATGTPEGVGAGMKPPEFLKHGDVVELDGGVLGVQRQRVV from the coding sequence ATGAAACTTTTCCGGCATGGTCCCCCAGGTTTCGAGAGGGCGGGCGCCCTCGATGCCAAGGGCGTCAAGCGCGACCTGTCCCTCCTGGTCCCCGACATCACCCCGGACTGGCTCGCGCCGGAAAAGCTGCGCGCCATCGGGGCGGTCGATCTCAATAAGATGCCTGTCGTTTCCGAAACGACTCGCATTGGCGCGCCGATCCACGGCACACGCCAGTTCATCGCAATCGGCGTCAACTACCGCAGACACGCCGCCGAGTCCGGCATGCCCATCCCGAAGCACCCGGTCGTACTCAACAAGGCGATCACCTGCATCCAGGGTCCCAATGACGATGTCGTGCAGCCTGAGGGCTCCGACACGCTGGACTGGGAGGCGGAGCTTGCCGTGGTCATCGGCGTCAAAGCCCAGCGCGTCAGGGTTGAAAACGCGCTTTCGCACGTCGCCGGCTACTGTCTCGCCAACGACGTGTCGGAGCGCGACTGGCAAGTCAACCGCAGCGGCCAGTGGGTAAAAGGCAAGAGCTTCGACACCTTCGGCCCGCTGGGCCCCTGGCTGGTGACGGCAGACGAGATCGCCGATCCTCAGCAGCTGCCGCTCACGCTCGCCGTCAACGGCGCCGTCCGGCAAAAGGGCAATACGAGCGACATGATTTTCAGCGTGGCCGAGATCGTCTCGCATCTAAGCCAGTTCATGACCCTGTTACCCGGCGACGTCATTGCCACCGGCACGCCTGAGGGCGTGGGGGCAGGGATGAAGCCGCCGGAGTTTCTTAAACACGGCGACGTCGTCGAACTCGACGGCGGGGTTCTCGGCGTACAGCGGCAGCGGGTCGTCTGA